Sequence from the Calditrichota bacterium genome:
AATCCAGTGAAGATTGGCTTGCTTGTCGTTTCGCAGCCAGAGCTTCCGGTACGTCTGAGCCAGGGTGTCAATTTGAGCTCCCATGGCCCGAAATCGCTGGACGGCTTCCTGCTTAAATTTGGCGCGGTCCTCCGGAAAAATGTATTCATGCAGCACGTGATTCCACCACACGACGGTTTCCAGCCGCCTGCCGTACCAACCGGTCAATCGGGCGGCAAAATCAAGATAGTCCAGTTGCGAGCCGTTGCGTTGAACGACGGGTCGGGTTTTTTGAATCAGTTTAATGACATCGGTGGCCGCATTTCGACAGGCCACACTTTGCTGGAGGAGGGCTCCGGATGACTCAGACGTTGGAGCAAACGGGTGGCGCCAGATGTCCCGATACTGAATGTGTGAGGCTGTTTCGGCCAAAAGGGAGTAGGCCGCTTCGATTGCAGGACAAGTACAGCCGTAGAATTGCCGGGTGAAAGATTGTCGAAATTCTTCCGGATCAGATCCGTTGGGATTCCAGGCACAGGCCGCGGCATATCCGAACCCCAGCCAGTCCAGTTCTTTGAAATTCGCTCCCCCGTAGTCCCCCCAGGTGGAGACGATAGACCCGAGGGCGCCGTAAAGGGCCCCCTTCTGTGTGTAGTATTTGATGTTTACCAGGGACTTGGTTACATCCGGGAAAATCCGTCGCCAGTCACTAACACCCGGCGAAATGAGAAATTTGCGGCCGGTACGCTGAAAAAATTCCACACTGGGAAAATCGTCCGAAGCGTGGTAGTGCCAATCCATAATGAGAATATCCTTGGGCAATTGTGTAAGAATTTCGGGGTTTCGCAGGATGATATCCCCGTACATAATCATGGTTTTGCCCTGTTTTTTAAGCATCTGGTAAAGTTTGTTGTAATGTTCGGCATGCACCACGGCTGTGTTGTACCGTTCCACCAGAGGCTTGGACTCTCCCTTTCCCACGTCCCAGGATTCATCCAGTCCGGCGTGAAAATAGGGGGATTTCCACAGAGAGGCCTGTTCCCGGATAATGTTCCGGAGGAAGGTGTAGGTTTTTGGGTTGGTGGTACTGAGAGAGGCCGCTCCGGGAAATTCGGCCAGATGCTCAAATTTGGGTTGAATGAGAATGTTTTCACAATGTCCCAGCAATTCAAAAATCGGAATAACCTGGACATAATATTTTTGGGCATAATCCTGAAGGTCGCGAACCTCTTTGGGTGTGAGACGCCCGCGATTTTTCCCGATCGATGGATACTTTTTACTCGTAAACAGGTCTTCCAAATAGGGCATGTAGGTGTTCATTTTGTAGAACGCCGAAAAGCGGATGATCTTCTT
This genomic interval carries:
- a CDS encoding family 20 glycosylhydrolase → MRHIHFSWIILLAFSISSSGWTQTKNLSKGPAVLPVPQEWQYGSGRFSIDSTLVLVLDSQSLRPSDTAVRLLKQTLQSELKISPPIVQSLSSRQKGIILMKVDSPGAKNWLKQHQVSFLPKMEPEGYILSIDPRQIVIIGKTDPGLFYGVVTLIQLVRESNNGTLQAIQIRDWPALKFRGISDDMARGQVPTLKEMKKIIRFSAFYKMNTYMPYLEDLFTSKKYPSIGKNRGRLTPKEVRDLQDYAQKYYVQVIPIFELLGHCENILIQPKFEHLAEFPGAASLSTTNPKTYTFLRNIIREQASLWKSPYFHAGLDESWDVGKGESKPLVERYNTAVVHAEHYNKLYQMLKKQGKTMIMYGDIILRNPEILTQLPKDILIMDWHYHASDDFPSVEFFQRTGRKFLISPGVSDWRRIFPDVTKSLVNIKYYTQKGALYGALGSIVSTWGDYGGANFKELDWLGFGYAAACAWNPNGSDPEEFRQSFTRQFYGCTCPAIEAAYSLLAETASHIQYRDIWRHPFAPTSESSGALLQQSVACRNAATDVIKLIQKTRPVVQRNGSQLDYLDFAARLTGWYGRRLETVVWWNHVLHEYIFPEDRAKFKQEAVQRFRAMGAQIDTLAQTYRKLWLRNDKQANLHWILSQFDREKAFWNIKADEVSKGTYNASPALPSQFIYFPTAANDEATVPLSYFRKTFTLTRKPRKALLQVINAGVAENYFNGKKLGEMIARRTNSMTVISQHVKVYDLTKRVKQGKNLLAFQVKSYDPRGKAGINVYLWLLYPDGTSETILSDVYWKAADRTFKNWQKLNFDDSSWFNPIIRSSRRFIPRPYFKYNLPTWVD